The Primulina tabacum isolate GXHZ01 chromosome 7, ASM2559414v2, whole genome shotgun sequence genome includes a window with the following:
- the LOC142550520 gene encoding uncharacterized protein LOC142550520 has protein sequence MAPYETIYGIKFRSPLYWDEIEEKAITGPELVQITVEKIAIIKEKLKAAQDRQKSWADLKRRPLEFEVREKTYVKVSPMKGVVCFSKSGKLNPRYVGPFIILERIRTLTYRLALRPDMSRIHNVFHVSQLNRYIPDSSHILEVAPLLLDDNLNEELKYEVPIRLVDTKQQVLRHCTISYVKIQWSNHTERESKWEQEEKMRTLYPYLFKDQDNSSFEDERRERCEDPKFCITKRQSTKLILVL, from the coding sequence ATGGCCCCTTATGAAACAATCTATGGAATAAAATTTAGATCGCCCCTATATTGGGACGAAATCGAGGAGAAAGCCATCACTGGGCCTGAACTTGTACAGATCACGGTTGAGAAGATAGCTATCATTAAGGAGAAACTCAAAGCGGCTCAGgaccgacaaaagagttgggcTGACTTGAAGAGGAGGCCATTGGAGTTTGAAGTCAGAGAGAAGACCTATGTCAAGGTTTCACCTATGAAGGGAGTGGTTTGCTTCAGCAAATCGGGAAAATTGAACCCAAGATACGTCGGGCCCTTTATAATTCTGGAAAGAATCAGAACCCTAACTTATCGGCTAGCCTTGCGGCCTGACATGTCAAGAATCCATAACGTCTTCCACGTTTCGCAACTAAATAGATACATTCCTGACTCGAGTCATATTCTCGAGGTTGCACCACTGCTACTCGACGACAACCTGAatgaagaattgaaatatgaagTCCCTATCCGTTTAGTGGACACAAAACAACAAGTGCTACGTCACTGCACCATCTCGTACGTGAAAATACAATGGTCAAACCATACTGAACGAGAATCAAAATGGGAGCAAGAAGAGAAGATGCGCACCCTTTATCCCTACCTTTTCAAAGACCAAGATAattcaagtttcgaggacgaaaggAGGGAAAGATGTGAAGACCCAAAATTTTGCATTACAAAGAGACAAAGTACCAAGTTGATTTTAGTTTTGTAA